One part of the Microbacterium saperdae genome encodes these proteins:
- a CDS encoding MarR family winged helix-turn-helix transcriptional regulator: protein MEPLLLDRLLLIGELFQKDMARAFDGTGLTTARVHLLWVLQHAGPSTQQSLSALCEVTPRNITGLVDALEQSGHVRRTPHPTDRRAVLVELTDDAAATMRGMQADHTQLNAELLEAVAPADRAAVERGVAAIAAHLEKLVAEA, encoded by the coding sequence ATGGAACCTCTTCTTCTCGACCGCCTGCTCCTGATCGGCGAGCTGTTCCAGAAGGACATGGCGCGCGCTTTCGACGGCACCGGACTCACCACCGCCCGCGTGCATCTGCTGTGGGTGCTGCAGCATGCCGGTCCCTCGACGCAGCAGTCGCTGTCGGCCCTGTGCGAGGTCACTCCGCGCAACATCACCGGGCTCGTGGACGCGCTGGAGCAGTCAGGACATGTCCGCCGCACTCCGCACCCCACCGATCGCCGCGCGGTTCTCGTCGAGCTGACCGACGATGCCGCCGCGACCATGCGCGGGATGCAGGCGGACCACACCCAGCTCAATGCCGAGCTCCTCGAGGCCGTCGCCCCCGCCGATCGTGCGGCCGTCGAGCGGGGTGTCGCCGCGATCGCCGCACACCTCGAGAAGCTGGTCGCCGAGGCATGA
- a CDS encoding MmcQ/YjbR family DNA-binding protein: MAGIDDVREIALALPGAVESVSGHTGEPAWRLKNGQFAWMRGPSATDARQLTELGRSWPAGPVLAVRVSGLEEKEALLAAEPEALLTIPHFDGYPGLLVRLDAVERDRLAEIIADAWLVRAPAKVAREWLAERGLD, translated from the coding sequence ATGGCGGGCATCGACGACGTGCGGGAGATCGCCCTCGCGCTCCCCGGCGCGGTGGAGAGTGTGAGCGGGCACACCGGGGAGCCGGCGTGGCGGCTGAAGAACGGACAGTTCGCGTGGATGCGCGGTCCGAGCGCGACGGACGCGCGGCAGCTCACCGAGCTCGGACGCTCCTGGCCCGCTGGTCCCGTGCTGGCGGTGCGCGTGAGCGGCCTGGAGGAGAAGGAGGCGCTGCTCGCCGCCGAACCCGAGGCGCTGCTCACGATTCCGCACTTCGACGGCTACCCGGGGCTGCTCGTGCGGCTGGACGCCGTGGAGCGCGACCGCCTGGCCGAGATCATCGCCGATGCCTGGCTCGTGCGGGCCCCGGCGAAGGTCGCGCGGGAGTGGCTCGCGGAGCGCGGACTCGACTGA
- a CDS encoding DUF2252 domain-containing protein yields MNSEWAAPASHRDLLDRGIAARKRTPRRALAELAGGTRDPLGILTAQNRDRIPELVPLRAERMAVSPFTFYRGTAALMAADLADAPHSGILVASCGDAHVSNFGFYASAERSLMFDLNDFDEAAWAPWEWDVKRLVASIVVGGQASGRADDVIDEAVRGAVAAYARGIARASELSPTARYFTHFSVASARGLLDKASQKVIRGAVKQAERRTGERAVRRLTEVDATARRRFVPQAPTTTPVGAEVHALVHDLVAQYRGTASADIALLFEHFTVSDIARRVVGVGSVGTRCYLVLFQDGEGNTLLMQPKQASRSVLEEYGRIVQPPALQEVIDASGEGARVTSMQRILQALSDPFLGHLRGPNADFYVRQFHDMKGSIDVEELEDGPFVTYAQACAATIARAHSQSVTASEVAGYIGSGRVVGQALLDWARAYAEVSLADYRAFLAASGTP; encoded by the coding sequence ATGAACTCCGAGTGGGCCGCACCGGCCTCGCACCGCGACCTCCTCGACCGCGGCATCGCCGCCCGCAAACGCACGCCCCGCCGGGCCCTGGCCGAGCTGGCCGGCGGCACGCGTGATCCGCTCGGGATCCTCACCGCGCAGAATCGCGATCGCATCCCCGAGCTGGTCCCGTTGCGGGCCGAACGGATGGCGGTGAGTCCTTTCACGTTCTACCGGGGAACAGCGGCGCTGATGGCCGCGGACCTCGCGGACGCCCCGCACAGCGGCATCCTGGTCGCCTCCTGCGGAGACGCGCACGTGTCGAACTTCGGGTTCTACGCCTCGGCCGAGCGCAGCCTGATGTTCGACCTCAACGACTTCGACGAGGCCGCGTGGGCACCCTGGGAGTGGGACGTCAAGCGACTCGTCGCCAGCATCGTCGTCGGGGGTCAGGCGTCGGGGCGCGCAGATGACGTGATCGATGAGGCGGTGCGAGGGGCGGTCGCCGCCTACGCCCGCGGGATCGCGCGCGCCTCGGAGCTGAGCCCCACCGCACGGTACTTCACGCACTTCAGCGTCGCCTCGGCCCGCGGCCTGCTCGACAAGGCGTCGCAGAAGGTGATCCGCGGCGCCGTCAAGCAGGCCGAGCGCCGCACCGGCGAACGCGCAGTGCGGCGCCTCACGGAGGTGGATGCCACGGCTCGGCGGCGCTTCGTCCCCCAGGCGCCCACCACGACCCCGGTCGGCGCGGAGGTGCACGCCCTGGTCCACGACCTCGTCGCGCAGTACCGCGGCACCGCCAGCGCCGACATCGCCCTGCTCTTCGAGCACTTCACCGTCAGCGACATCGCCCGACGCGTCGTCGGCGTGGGCAGCGTGGGCACCCGCTGCTACCTCGTGCTGTTCCAGGACGGCGAGGGCAACACCCTGTTGATGCAGCCGAAGCAGGCGTCCCGCAGCGTGCTCGAGGAGTACGGCCGGATCGTGCAGCCACCCGCCTTGCAGGAGGTGATCGACGCATCCGGCGAGGGCGCGCGCGTCACGTCGATGCAGCGCATCCTGCAGGCTCTCTCGGATCCGTTCCTGGGACACCTGCGCGGCCCGAACGCGGACTTCTACGTGCGGCAGTTCCACGACATGAAGGGGAGCATCGACGTCGAGGAGCTCGAAGACGGCCCCTTCGTCACCTACGCGCAGGCGTGCGCCGCGACGATCGCGCGGGCGCACAGCCAGTCCGTGACGGCATCCGAAGTGGCCGGCTACATCGGCAGCGGACGCGTGGTCGGGCAGGCGCTGCTCGACTGGGCACGCGCATACGCCGAGGTCTCGCTCGCCGACTATCGGGCGTTCCTGGCCGCATCCGGCACACCGTGA
- a CDS encoding glycoside hydrolase 5 family protein yields MDAPLRFGANYTPRSQWMHAWMSLDLDEVRRDFGALAELGLDHLRIFPLWTVLQPNRTLIRAEAVDDVRAVVDVAAEFGLDASVDVIQGHLSSFDFIPSWLFTWHDKNMFTHPDALSGQAELVTRLGERLGDASNFLGFTLGNETNQFSAQTHPSPWPVTEAEAANWITTLLDAAHASAPAQQHVHSEYDAAWYMDGHGFTPALASRLGDVTTVHSWIFNGTAQRYGGRSVASDRHAEYMIELARAFSTDPDKPIWLQEVGAPSNCLTPEQTPDFLEATLRSVARTDNLWGVTWWCSHDVSRSLADFPELEYTLGLVDQNGEAKPIGRRFAELIPELRERQPAPPRPLGIVVEVDEAETPISRGAMSPGGAIFQAWVDACEAGADPAFVTSRDAANPDVLAARGITELVRPAVEPWNYASQNTVVEHRAV; encoded by the coding sequence ATGGACGCCCCTCTGCGCTTCGGCGCCAACTACACCCCGCGCTCGCAGTGGATGCATGCCTGGATGTCGCTCGACCTCGATGAGGTCCGTCGTGACTTCGGTGCCCTCGCCGAGCTCGGCCTCGACCACCTGCGCATCTTCCCCCTGTGGACGGTGCTGCAGCCGAACCGCACGCTGATCCGCGCGGAGGCCGTCGACGACGTGCGCGCCGTGGTCGACGTCGCCGCCGAGTTCGGGCTCGATGCGAGCGTCGATGTGATCCAGGGTCACCTGTCGAGCTTCGACTTCATCCCCTCGTGGCTGTTCACCTGGCACGACAAGAACATGTTCACGCACCCGGATGCGCTCAGCGGCCAGGCCGAGCTGGTCACCCGTCTGGGCGAGCGCCTGGGCGATGCCTCCAACTTCCTCGGCTTCACGCTGGGCAACGAGACCAACCAGTTCTCGGCGCAGACCCACCCCTCCCCCTGGCCGGTCACCGAAGCCGAAGCCGCGAACTGGATCACGACGCTGCTCGACGCGGCGCACGCCTCGGCTCCTGCCCAGCAGCACGTGCACAGCGAGTACGACGCGGCCTGGTACATGGACGGCCACGGCTTCACGCCCGCGCTCGCCTCCCGCCTGGGCGACGTCACCACCGTGCACTCCTGGATCTTCAACGGCACCGCGCAGCGCTACGGCGGCCGCTCGGTCGCCTCCGACCGCCACGCCGAGTACATGATCGAGCTCGCCCGCGCCTTCTCCACCGACCCGGACAAGCCCATCTGGCTGCAGGAGGTCGGCGCCCCGTCCAACTGTCTGACGCCCGAGCAGACGCCCGACTTCCTCGAGGCCACGCTGCGCTCGGTCGCACGCACCGACAACCTGTGGGGCGTCACGTGGTGGTGCTCGCACGACGTCAGCCGCAGCCTCGCCGACTTCCCCGAGCTCGAGTACACGCTCGGGCTGGTCGACCAGAACGGCGAGGCGAAGCCGATCGGCCGCCGCTTCGCGGAGCTGATCCCCGAGCTGCGCGAGCGTCAGCCGGCACCCCCGCGTCCGCTCGGCATCGTGGTCGAGGTCGATGAGGCCGAGACGCCGATCAGCCGCGGGGCGATGAGCCCGGGCGGCGCGATCTTCCAGGCCTGGGTCGATGCGTGCGAGGCCGGGGCCGACCCGGCGTTCGTGACGTCACGGGATGCCGCGAACCCCGACGTGCTCGCCGCGCGCGGCATCACCGAGCTCGTGCGCCCCGCCGTCGAGCCCTGGAACTACGCCTCGCAGAACACGGTGGTCGAACACCGAGCGGTCTAG